In Streptomyces sp. NBC_01717, one DNA window encodes the following:
- a CDS encoding FadD7 family fatty acid--CoA ligase, giving the protein MTTVATASVHEPDRYHPPALTGLVDLLSRPVRARPHSRALVVGAERIELSYAGLASLADDLARRLTAAGVRPGDPVGLVAANTVEFVVSLFGAARAGAVVAPLDPALPPGQLGVRLGVFGARVVLCGPEAPAGVPAAWPVRVRVTPGAPCEVTLDTTRAPLGLHGTPPPGLALDDALILSTAGTMDQARLVPLTHGNVAAAVRVLCTTYELGPRDATVAVMPFFHTHGLVAALLATLAGGGCVLLPAGGRFSADTFWDDMRAVGATWFTAVPAIHEILLDRSAGEHPAPLAPPLRFARSSSAPLNTATQRALERTLGVPLLSAYGMTEAAHQASSEPLPPPGTSKHGSVGRPTGTRIQVVDPSGQACPPGVQGEVWVRGPSVARGYLADPAATVRGFGEGWLRTGDLGHLDGDGALFLTGRIRNLITRAGDQVSPEYVEDVLCGCPAVAEAAVFGVPDERHGHRVGAAVVLREGEDAEPAEIARYCLGRLAPFEVPERIQVVPALPRTAKGALDRQAVQLRFAR; this is encoded by the coding sequence ATGACCACAGTGGCCACGGCGTCCGTGCATGAGCCGGACCGCTACCACCCGCCCGCGCTCACCGGCCTCGTCGATCTGCTGTCCCGGCCCGTGCGGGCGCGTCCGCACTCGCGGGCCCTCGTCGTCGGCGCCGAGCGCATCGAGCTGTCGTACGCCGGCCTCGCCTCGCTCGCCGACGACCTGGCCCGCCGGCTGACGGCCGCCGGGGTACGGCCCGGGGACCCGGTGGGACTGGTCGCCGCGAACACCGTCGAGTTCGTCGTGTCTCTGTTCGGAGCGGCCCGGGCCGGCGCGGTCGTCGCCCCACTGGATCCGGCCCTGCCTCCCGGTCAGCTGGGCGTGCGGCTCGGGGTGTTCGGGGCGCGGGTGGTGCTGTGCGGGCCCGAGGCACCCGCGGGCGTGCCGGCCGCCTGGCCGGTGCGGGTACGGGTCACGCCCGGCGCCCCCTGTGAGGTGACGCTCGACACGACGCGCGCGCCGCTCGGGCTGCACGGGACACCCCCGCCGGGCCTGGCCCTGGACGACGCCCTGATCCTGTCGACGGCGGGCACCATGGACCAGGCCCGCCTGGTGCCGCTGACCCACGGGAACGTGGCCGCGGCGGTGCGTGTGCTGTGCACGACGTACGAACTGGGGCCGCGGGACGCGACGGTGGCGGTCATGCCGTTCTTCCACACGCACGGGCTGGTCGCGGCGCTGCTCGCCACGCTCGCCGGCGGCGGCTGCGTGCTGCTCCCGGCCGGGGGGCGCTTCTCGGCCGACACGTTCTGGGACGACATGCGCGCGGTGGGGGCCACCTGGTTCACCGCGGTGCCCGCCATCCACGAGATCCTCCTCGACCGTTCGGCCGGTGAACATCCCGCGCCACTCGCACCGCCCCTGCGCTTCGCCCGCAGTTCCAGCGCTCCGCTCAACACCGCGACCCAGCGGGCCCTGGAGCGCACCCTCGGGGTGCCACTGCTGTCGGCCTATGGCATGACGGAGGCCGCCCATCAGGCCAGCAGTGAGCCCCTGCCGCCGCCCGGTACATCCAAGCACGGCTCGGTGGGCCGGCCGACCGGGACGCGGATCCAGGTCGTCGACCCGTCGGGGCAGGCGTGCCCGCCCGGTGTGCAGGGCGAGGTCTGGGTGCGCGGCCCCAGCGTGGCCAGGGGCTATCTCGCCGATCCGGCGGCGACTGTGCGCGGGTTCGGCGAGGGCTGGCTGCGCACCGGGGACCTGGGTCATCTGGACGGCGACGGCGCCCTGTTCCTCACCGGCCGGATCAGGAACCTGATCACGCGGGCGGGCGACCAGGTCTCCCCCGAATACGTCGAGGACGTGCTGTGCGGTTGTCCCGCCGTCGCCGAGGCAGCCGTGTTCGGGGTGCCGGATGAGCGGCACGGGCATCGGGTGGGCGCGGCGGTGGTGCTGCGCGAGGGGGAGGACGCGGAGCCCGCGGAGATCGCCAGGTACTGCCTGGGACGGCTGGCCCCTTTCGAGGTGCCCGAGCGGATCCAGGTCGTACCGGCGCTGCCGCGCACGGCCAAGGGAGCGCTGGACCGGCAGGCGGTCCAGCTGCGTTTCGCCCGGTGA
- a CDS encoding LysR family transcriptional regulator: MLFRQLEYFVAVARERHFARAAEACFVSQPALSVSIAKLERELNVTLINRGHNFQGLTPEGERLVVWAKRILAEQEAFKAEVAAVQSGITGTLRLGAEPTASTTLALPVTAFCTAHPLAKVQVRSRLSTTELIRQLRAFELDAAIAHFGPEDRDGLQVTPLYEERYMLLAAADQLLPQSDTLTWAEASQLPLALLTPDMRIRQVIDAAFTRSGVTVIPQVETDSVATLYANVGAGACTSIVPHTWLRALPVTGRMRVLRLVEPDARALISVAIHDATPGSLAARAFITAAASLRLDEFFDRPLPVPEPLVR, from the coding sequence ATGCTCTTCCGTCAGCTGGAGTACTTCGTGGCGGTGGCCCGCGAGAGGCACTTCGCGCGGGCCGCGGAGGCCTGCTTCGTCTCGCAGCCCGCACTGTCTGTGTCGATCGCCAAACTGGAGCGCGAGCTCAACGTCACGCTGATCAACCGCGGCCACAACTTTCAGGGCCTGACGCCCGAAGGAGAGCGTCTGGTCGTCTGGGCCAAGAGGATCCTCGCCGAGCAGGAGGCGTTCAAGGCCGAGGTGGCCGCGGTCCAGTCGGGCATCACCGGGACGCTGCGGCTGGGCGCGGAGCCCACAGCCTCGACGACGCTCGCGCTGCCGGTGACGGCGTTCTGCACCGCGCACCCGCTGGCCAAGGTCCAGGTGCGGTCCCGCCTGTCCACCACGGAACTCATCCGGCAGCTCCGCGCCTTCGAACTCGATGCGGCCATCGCCCACTTCGGCCCCGAGGACCGGGACGGGCTGCAGGTGACGCCGCTTTACGAGGAGCGGTACATGCTGCTCGCCGCGGCCGATCAGCTGCTGCCCCAGTCCGATACCCTGACCTGGGCCGAGGCGTCCCAGCTGCCGCTCGCGCTGCTCACCCCCGACATGCGGATCCGTCAGGTCATCGACGCAGCGTTCACCCGCAGCGGAGTCACCGTCATCCCGCAGGTGGAGACCGACTCCGTGGCCACTCTGTACGCGAACGTGGGCGCGGGCGCCTGCACCAGCATCGTGCCGCACACCTGGCTGAGGGCCCTGCCGGTCACCGGCCGGATGCGCGTGCTGCGGCTTGTCGAGCCGGACGCGCGGGCGCTCATCTCGGTCGCGATCCACGACGCGACGCCGGGCTCGCTCGCGGCCCGCGCGTTCATCACGGCGGCGGCCTCACTGCGCCTGGACGAGTTCTTCGACCGGCCGCTGCCCGTGCCGGAACCCCTTGTCCGCTGA